Proteins found in one Paenibacillus sp. FSL R10-2782 genomic segment:
- the csaB gene encoding polysaccharide pyruvyl transferase CsaB, producing the protein MVTTVQTIIISGYYGFRNSGDEAVLKSILTALEEESRQAGITVKPVVLSSDPDWTQKMYGVEAVPRMSLGEVRRAIKNSDGLISGGGSLLQDATSAKSIPYYLAILKLAQWAGKPTFVYAQGIGPVQRKIFYPMIRSVFQRCEYVSVRDEQSAALLGTMKLKRPVVEVVPDPVMGLPLPSNSEGLNRVAAEGEDELPIVGVSVRYWDKERRELTAIADGLKKLAAGRRVHLRFFPFHLPDDEQASRMVMDLLGDIRETGSRVSMCEQVTDPQQMLLEVSRCSLMIGMRLHSLIYAASHQVPPLGISYDPKIDHFLGRVGSQPVGTTEALNGQKLADEAVRLLDQRSQWIESQGAAIALLKSEARLPAQHIVNYLCRKG; encoded by the coding sequence ATGGTCACCACCGTTCAAACGATAATAATCTCGGGTTATTATGGCTTTCGCAATAGTGGAGACGAGGCAGTGCTCAAGTCGATTTTGACAGCATTAGAGGAGGAAAGCCGTCAGGCAGGTATTACGGTTAAGCCTGTTGTGCTATCTTCGGACCCCGATTGGACGCAGAAGATGTACGGAGTAGAAGCCGTACCGCGTATGAGTCTGGGAGAAGTTCGGAGAGCAATTAAAAACAGTGACGGGTTAATCAGCGGCGGCGGAAGTTTGCTTCAGGACGCAACAAGTGCCAAAAGCATTCCTTATTATCTGGCGATTCTCAAACTGGCTCAGTGGGCCGGAAAGCCGACGTTTGTGTATGCTCAAGGCATTGGTCCGGTGCAACGGAAGATATTTTACCCTATGATCCGGTCTGTGTTTCAGCGCTGCGAATATGTATCTGTAAGAGATGAACAGTCTGCTGCGCTACTGGGCACCATGAAATTAAAACGCCCTGTTGTTGAGGTCGTTCCCGATCCCGTGATGGGTCTTCCATTGCCCTCCAATTCCGAAGGTTTGAACAGAGTGGCTGCTGAAGGGGAGGATGAACTTCCGATCGTTGGTGTGTCCGTACGTTATTGGGACAAGGAGCGTCGTGAATTAACCGCAATTGCAGATGGTTTGAAGAAATTAGCTGCCGGGCGCCGCGTGCATTTGCGCTTTTTCCCTTTCCATCTGCCAGACGACGAGCAGGCTTCTAGGATGGTAATGGATTTGTTGGGGGATATTAGGGAAACGGGCAGCCGTGTCAGCATGTGCGAGCAGGTTACCGATCCTCAGCAGATGCTGCTGGAAGTCAGTCGTTGCAGTTTGATGATCGGGATGAGATTGCACAGTCTGATTTATGCAGCATCTCATCAGGTGCCCCCGTTGGGGATATCCTATGATCCGAAAATTGACCATTTCCTCGGCCGCGTCGGTAGCCAGCCTGTAGGCACCACAGAAGCGCTGAATGGTCAAAAGCTGGCTGATGAGGCTGTACGACTGCTGGATCAGCGGAGCCAATGGATCGAGAGCCAGGGAGCGGCAATTGCTTTGTTAAAAAGCGAGGCTCGCTTACCGGCACAGCATATCGTTAATTACTTGTGTCGCAAAGGATGA
- a CDS encoding DUF5693 family protein, whose translation MYQKWQYWNTASRKWLWILVALGLLASIPVIVDRVQTESSSKKVEIVFDYRDLTEAASYQAHPQDYLNEQLDRLKQAGVNSMAMYESTLDDFRKAGHVVTYTTQNIADMEKRVSPANENFTYVVFTDQESAAALKPLIERTFNSLDINVKPWTYQGHEGLVVETSPEDAYLKPMQPDPIAMKQLRNKGFFIVPRMSDSLPYNQELTEEALASFQENGVKRILFEGDSVKGFTDNEKEHSLAAFAQLLNKYNIGLAAIENLKKPQAGFNKLAYAIKYNVVRLYSLSDKDSMLDVETLADRFALATKDRNIRMLYLNTAPTRSVAEAKVKDSVDNLIHSLDNPGNAVQRMEKKGFELGQAEPFQVVDSSYQRYLKLVVVLGALAFFSIMVSYFVPALTLLAFGLGLVGSAGLYVLNSSLMEQGLALLAAISGPTVAMVIAVRTIRIKREQEPELSIGRRLVQTLVLYVQTAVLSLAAVPFVIALLNSIAYSLVLNQFRGVSLLHILPIFLAAIYIFFYRGVSIREEISKLLRTPITVLWVIALAVIGAAGVYYLSRTGNAGTVSNTELVFRNFLENAFGVRPRNKEFLMAHPLFIAGAFLALKYRNAIYLLIIAVIGQASMVDTFAHIHSPAALSLSRGLLGLGFGLILGIIAIVVWQVLEGCWKKWSPPFKR comes from the coding sequence GTGTATCAGAAATGGCAGTATTGGAATACGGCTTCTCGAAAATGGTTATGGATTCTGGTTGCACTTGGCTTGCTGGCTTCCATTCCTGTAATTGTCGATCGTGTGCAGACAGAATCATCTAGTAAAAAAGTAGAGATCGTATTCGATTATCGGGATTTGACGGAGGCAGCTTCGTATCAGGCTCACCCGCAGGATTACTTGAATGAGCAGCTTGACCGCTTAAAGCAGGCCGGTGTGAACAGTATGGCAATGTATGAAAGCACGCTGGATGATTTCCGTAAAGCAGGCCATGTGGTAACCTATACGACTCAGAATATTGCTGATATGGAAAAACGGGTATCCCCCGCCAATGAGAATTTTACGTACGTTGTTTTCACTGATCAGGAAAGCGCTGCGGCATTGAAGCCGTTAATTGAACGTACTTTTAACAGTCTGGACATTAACGTCAAACCATGGACTTATCAGGGCCATGAAGGGCTCGTTGTAGAAACTTCTCCAGAGGATGCGTATCTCAAGCCTATGCAGCCTGATCCGATTGCCATGAAACAGCTTCGGAATAAAGGATTTTTTATCGTTCCTCGGATGAGCGACAGCCTTCCTTACAATCAGGAATTGACGGAAGAGGCGTTGGCTTCTTTTCAGGAGAATGGCGTAAAACGCATTTTGTTTGAAGGAGATTCTGTCAAAGGGTTTACAGATAATGAGAAGGAACACAGCCTGGCGGCATTTGCTCAATTGCTGAACAAATACAATATTGGCCTGGCCGCTATTGAAAACTTGAAAAAACCGCAGGCAGGCTTCAACAAGCTGGCTTACGCTATAAAATATAACGTTGTGCGCTTGTACTCACTGAGCGACAAAGATTCAATGCTTGATGTGGAGACGTTGGCTGATCGTTTTGCATTGGCGACCAAGGACCGCAACATTCGCATGTTGTATCTTAATACAGCTCCGACCCGCAGTGTGGCTGAGGCCAAAGTGAAGGATTCTGTAGACAACTTGATCCACAGTTTGGACAACCCGGGCAATGCTGTTCAACGGATGGAGAAAAAGGGATTTGAGCTTGGACAGGCTGAACCATTTCAAGTGGTTGATTCATCCTACCAACGTTACCTGAAATTGGTGGTTGTACTGGGTGCGCTGGCTTTCTTCTCCATTATGGTGTCGTATTTTGTCCCAGCGTTGACCTTGTTAGCGTTTGGATTGGGATTGGTTGGCTCAGCAGGCCTTTACGTTCTGAACTCCAGCTTGATGGAGCAGGGCTTGGCACTGCTCGCAGCGATTAGTGGACCCACGGTTGCAATGGTTATTGCTGTGCGTACGATTAGAATCAAACGCGAACAGGAGCCTGAGCTTTCAATAGGTCGTCGTCTCGTTCAAACACTTGTATTGTACGTTCAGACAGCAGTCTTGTCGTTGGCTGCTGTACCGTTTGTTATTGCGTTGTTGAATAGTATTGCTTACAGCCTTGTGCTGAACCAATTTAGAGGCGTAAGCTTGCTTCATATTTTGCCGATTTTTTTGGCGGCAATATACATTTTCTTTTACCGGGGCGTTTCTATACGCGAAGAAATTTCAAAGCTGCTGCGCACGCCGATTACTGTATTATGGGTCATCGCACTGGCTGTGATCGGAGCCGCAGGAGTGTACTATTTGAGCCGTACCGGGAATGCGGGTACTGTGTCTAACACGGAACTAGTTTTCCGAAATTTCCTTGAGAATGCATTTGGTGTGCGTCCGCGTAATAAGGAATTCTTGATGGCACACCCACTGTTTATTGCAGGTGCATTCCTTGCGTTGAAATATCGCAATGCGATCTATTTGCTGATTATAGCTGTTATTGGTCAAGCCTCTATGGTCGATACCTTTGCACACATTCATTCTCCAGCGGCACTCTCGCTTAGTCGTGGGCTACTAGGATTGGGATTTGGTCTGATTTTGGGAATTATTGCAATTGTCGTGTGGCAAGTGCTGGAAGGATGTTGGAAAAAATGGTCACCACCGTTCAAACGATAA
- a CDS encoding phospho-sugar mutase, which produces MTQLSKKALESIESWLHDPYIDEETKQELRALEGNEQELEDRFYKELEFGTGGLRGVIGAGSNRMNRYVIGRATQGLARYILEQHAGKEGKPSVVIAHDSRHFSPEFALDAALVLAGNGIVAKLFPSLRPTPQLSFSVRHLGASGGIVVTASHNPPEYNGYKVYNDEGGQLVPDQAEQVIGYIHEVPSFADIHRLTREEAEDQGLLVWLGEQEDEAFVDTVASVSVNRELIAAGPGKNFKVVFTPLHGSGNVPIRRVLEKIGFEQVHVVPEQEQPDAEFSTVKSPNPEERDAFKLAIALGEKIGADLLIGTDPDADRMGAVVKNRDGEYVVLSGNQSGAIMAYYLLNQLKETGKLPSNGAVIKTIVTSEMGAVIAEYFGATVFNTLTGFKYIGEKMNQFDQTGDYTYLFGYEESYGYLAGNYARDKDAVLAAMLIAEAAAYYSTQGKTLYDVLQELYEQFGYFLEKLESRTLKGKDGVAQIQGKMTDWRTTPPLEIAGVKVEKVLDYSQGLDGLPQENVLKFLLQDGSWFCLRPSGTEPKIKVYFAVRGSSLADAEQKISRLVEAVMARVDA; this is translated from the coding sequence ATGACGCAGTTGAGTAAAAAAGCATTGGAAAGCATTGAGAGCTGGCTGCATGATCCTTATATTGATGAAGAAACCAAACAGGAGTTGCGCGCATTGGAAGGCAATGAGCAGGAGTTGGAGGATCGCTTTTACAAAGAGCTGGAATTCGGCACAGGTGGTCTGCGCGGAGTAATCGGGGCAGGTAGCAACCGGATGAATCGTTACGTCATTGGACGTGCGACTCAGGGCCTGGCTCGTTATATTTTGGAGCAGCATGCGGGGAAAGAAGGGAAGCCTTCGGTTGTAATTGCTCATGACTCGCGTCATTTCTCGCCAGAGTTTGCTTTGGATGCGGCTTTGGTGCTGGCAGGCAACGGTATCGTTGCCAAGCTGTTCCCGTCCTTGCGTCCAACGCCACAGCTTTCTTTTAGCGTACGTCATTTGGGAGCCAGCGGTGGGATTGTAGTAACAGCAAGCCATAACCCTCCTGAATATAATGGATACAAGGTATACAACGATGAAGGTGGCCAGCTTGTTCCTGATCAGGCTGAGCAGGTAATTGGTTACATCCATGAGGTTCCTTCTTTTGCCGATATTCACCGTCTGACACGTGAAGAAGCAGAGGATCAGGGCTTGCTGGTTTGGCTTGGAGAGCAAGAAGATGAAGCGTTTGTGGATACGGTAGCCAGTGTGAGTGTTAATCGTGAGCTGATTGCAGCCGGACCGGGCAAAAACTTCAAAGTTGTGTTTACACCTCTCCATGGCTCAGGCAACGTACCGATTCGCCGCGTGTTGGAGAAAATCGGTTTTGAGCAGGTGCATGTTGTGCCTGAACAGGAACAGCCGGATGCTGAATTTTCTACTGTCAAATCACCAAACCCAGAAGAACGCGATGCCTTCAAGCTGGCGATTGCGCTGGGGGAAAAGATTGGGGCGGACCTGTTGATCGGTACAGACCCGGATGCGGATCGCATGGGAGCGGTTGTGAAAAACCGTGACGGCGAGTATGTAGTATTGTCCGGAAATCAGTCTGGCGCGATCATGGCCTACTATTTGTTGAACCAGCTAAAAGAAACGGGTAAGCTTCCAAGTAACGGAGCGGTCATCAAAACCATCGTAACGAGTGAAATGGGTGCAGTGATTGCTGAGTATTTTGGAGCAACCGTATTTAATACGCTTACAGGTTTCAAGTATATTGGTGAGAAAATGAATCAGTTTGACCAAACAGGCGATTATACCTACCTGTTTGGCTATGAGGAGAGCTACGGCTATTTGGCAGGTAATTATGCCCGTGACAAGGATGCGGTCTTGGCGGCTATGCTGATCGCTGAAGCTGCTGCTTATTACAGCACTCAAGGCAAGACGCTGTATGATGTTTTACAGGAACTGTACGAGCAGTTTGGTTACTTTCTGGAGAAGTTGGAGTCCCGCACACTCAAGGGCAAGGATGGAGTGGCGCAGATTCAAGGCAAAATGACGGATTGGCGCACTACCCCGCCTCTGGAAATTGCAGGTGTGAAGGTGGAAAAAGTGCTGGATTACTCACAGGGTTTGGACGGACTACCGCAAGAGAATGTGCTTAAGTTCTTACTGCAAGACGGTTCGTGGTTCTGCTTGCGTCCTTCTGGTACCGAGCCGAAGATTAAAGTATACTTTGCGGTAAGAGGTTCCTCTCTGGCGGATGCTGAGCAAAAAATCAGCCGTCTGGTGGAAGCTGTTATGGCACGCGTAGACGCTTGA
- the fabZ gene encoding 3-hydroxyacyl-ACP dehydratase FabZ gives MDKVQIDVNQIQEIIPHRPPFLLVDRIIELEEGKRAVGIKNVTMSEPHFIGHFPGYPVMPGVLITEALAQVGAFALLHLESNRGKIGFLAGLDGFRFRGQVVPGDTLTLEVEITRSKGAFGKGKATAKVGDAVVAEGEIMFALSDPPQ, from the coding sequence ATGGACAAAGTGCAAATCGATGTTAATCAAATTCAGGAGATTATCCCGCATCGGCCGCCGTTTTTGTTGGTGGACCGCATTATTGAGCTGGAGGAAGGGAAAAGAGCAGTAGGCATTAAAAATGTAACGATGAGTGAGCCTCATTTCATTGGACATTTTCCGGGTTATCCTGTTATGCCCGGTGTGCTGATTACCGAAGCCTTGGCTCAGGTAGGGGCATTCGCACTGTTGCATCTGGAAAGCAATCGCGGCAAAATTGGTTTCTTGGCAGGGCTGGATGGGTTCCGTTTTCGCGGACAGGTCGTTCCTGGGGATACGCTGACGCTTGAAGTGGAAATAACCCGTTCCAAAGGAGCATTCGGTAAAGGGAAGGCTACGGCTAAGGTAGGCGATGCGGTAGTAGCTGAGGGCGAGATTATGTTTGCATTGTCCGATCCTCCCCAATAA
- a CDS encoding DNA-directed RNA polymerase subunit beta, with translation MKEEQSDSRPVPKKAKSRWRTARYFVIPLLFLFSLLGGLIAGYVIVGKQGLTGVFEWKTWQHVIDLVFAP, from the coding sequence ATGAAAGAAGAACAATCCGATTCCCGTCCGGTGCCTAAAAAGGCGAAGTCTCGCTGGCGTACTGCCCGTTATTTCGTAATCCCGTTGCTGTTCCTATTTTCGCTGCTGGGTGGTTTGATTGCAGGATATGTGATCGTAGGCAAGCAAGGGCTGACAGGCGTATTTGAATGGAAAACCTGGCAGCATGTCATTGATCTTGTATTTGCGCCTTAA
- a CDS encoding flagellar hook-basal body protein — MNNSMIGAMVSMASVQQRLDLIADNIANVNTVGYKSKQGSFEDVLANVQQQPSTYLQNGRAMPLGYNLGYGVKIASAMKNMEQGPLKETGLPTDLAIQGNAMFEVQGNGQKAWTRDGSFHFVPDPNDGKTMLLTTAEGYQVLDNNDVPVTAPSGSKVAINPDGELLIRPDGTGNPIVGQRIKLMDVQRPEGLEQRDDNLFVLAYGVTEANVFGAAGVAGAVPADVSVRSGYLEQSNVDLAGEMTDMMQVQRMYQLAARALTSSDTMLNLANNLRA; from the coding sequence ATGAACAACTCCATGATCGGCGCAATGGTATCTATGGCCAGTGTGCAGCAGCGTTTGGATTTGATTGCCGATAATATCGCCAATGTCAATACGGTTGGTTATAAGAGTAAACAGGGTTCTTTTGAAGATGTGCTGGCCAATGTGCAGCAGCAGCCTTCGACGTATCTCCAAAATGGACGGGCTATGCCGCTTGGCTATAATTTGGGCTACGGTGTAAAAATAGCCTCGGCTATGAAAAATATGGAGCAGGGACCGCTTAAAGAGACGGGGCTTCCTACCGATCTGGCGATCCAGGGCAATGCCATGTTCGAAGTTCAGGGAAATGGACAGAAGGCTTGGACGCGTGATGGCAGCTTTCATTTTGTTCCAGATCCGAATGACGGCAAAACGATGTTGCTGACAACTGCTGAAGGCTATCAAGTGCTGGATAACAATGATGTTCCTGTAACTGCTCCGTCTGGCTCCAAGGTAGCGATTAACCCGGACGGTGAATTGCTCATTCGCCCAGACGGAACGGGAAATCCAATAGTTGGTCAGCGGATCAAGCTGATGGATGTGCAACGTCCAGAAGGATTGGAACAGCGGGACGATAATCTGTTCGTGTTAGCATATGGTGTGACAGAAGCGAATGTATTTGGTGCAGCAGGTGTAGCGGGCGCTGTTCCAGCGGACGTATCTGTACGTTCCGGCTATTTGGAACAGTCTAATGTGGATTTAGCGGGTGAAATGACGGACATGATGCAAGTTCAGCGAATGTATCAATTGGCGGCACGGGCGCTGACTTCTAGCGATACAATGTTGAACCTTGCTAACAATTTGAGGGCATAG
- a CDS encoding flagellar hook-basal body protein → MLRGLYTAAAGMTTQQRRHDTVTQNIANMNTTGYKQENSVQRSFPEMLISMTGGNPDNPDRKVGKLNTGVFAEESLSPYIQGALKDSGQATDFAIQSNINVNDPATGRPMAFDRAGKFINANGEVTYRPEAFFTVRDSNGNVRYTRDGHFQVNGTGALLSSTGSAVLDTNGKPIQLTGAVSALKVNERGELVDKSSNQTLGTTLGISVIDRPYQLVREGNGNFRLNDTDGATARTMTANDVVSVRQGYLEVSNVDASQSMVDMMAALRAYEANQKVIQFYDKSLDKAVNEVGRV, encoded by the coding sequence ATGTTAAGAGGCTTATATACTGCGGCTGCCGGAATGACAACACAACAACGACGCCATGACACCGTTACGCAAAATATTGCTAATATGAACACGACTGGATACAAGCAGGAAAACAGTGTTCAGCGTTCTTTTCCGGAAATGCTTATTTCGATGACGGGAGGCAATCCGGATAACCCGGATCGTAAGGTCGGTAAGCTTAATACTGGCGTTTTTGCTGAGGAAAGCCTCTCCCCTTACATTCAGGGGGCATTGAAGGATAGCGGACAAGCCACGGATTTCGCAATACAGTCCAATATTAACGTGAACGACCCGGCAACCGGTCGACCTATGGCTTTTGATCGAGCGGGGAAATTTATCAATGCTAACGGTGAAGTCACCTATCGTCCGGAAGCGTTTTTTACGGTTCGGGACAGCAACGGTAATGTACGCTATACGCGAGACGGGCATTTTCAGGTAAATGGAACTGGGGCGTTGCTCTCTTCGACTGGTTCAGCAGTGCTGGATACGAATGGCAAGCCGATTCAATTGACGGGGGCTGTTTCAGCGCTTAAAGTAAATGAGCGGGGCGAATTGGTGGACAAATCCTCTAATCAGACGTTGGGAACGACGCTTGGAATTAGTGTCATTGACCGTCCATACCAGCTCGTTCGTGAAGGTAACGGGAATTTTCGTCTGAATGATACGGACGGTGCTACGGCCAGAACGATGACTGCGAATGATGTGGTATCTGTTCGTCAAGGCTATCTGGAAGTATCCAATGTGGACGCTTCCCAGTCGATGGTGGATATGATGGCTGCGTTAAGAGCGTATGAAGCGAATCAGAAGGTCATTCAATTTTATGATAAAAGCTTGGACAAGGCCGTTAATGAAGTAGGCCGTGTATAA
- a CDS encoding rod shape-determining protein, whose protein sequence is MFSNDIGIDLGTANVLIHVKGKGVVLDEPSVVAIESDTKRVLAVGEEARRMVGRTPGNIIAIRPLRDGVIADFEVTEAMLKYFINRVGGKSWYSHPRILICAPTNITSVEQKAIREAAERSGAKEVFLEEEPKAAAIGAGMDIFEPSGNMVVDIGGGTTDVAVLSMGDVVTASSIKMAGDKFDSAIMKYVKTKYKLLIGERTAEDIKIAIGTVHPSGRQAEMDIRGRDMVSGLPKTLSISAAEVQDALRDPVSAIVAAAKFVLEQTPPELSADIIDRGVILTGGGALLSGLDELLAEELRVPVLVAEDPMHCVVKGTGIMLDNLDHVVKKKF, encoded by the coding sequence ATGTTCAGTAATGATATCGGTATCGACCTCGGTACGGCCAACGTGCTTATCCACGTCAAAGGGAAGGGGGTTGTTCTTGACGAACCTTCCGTTGTTGCAATAGAAAGCGATACAAAAAGAGTTCTGGCTGTCGGAGAGGAAGCACGCCGTATGGTTGGACGTACTCCCGGTAATATCATAGCCATCCGTCCACTGCGCGACGGTGTCATCGCCGATTTTGAAGTGACCGAAGCCATGCTAAAATATTTTATCAATCGTGTGGGGGGGAAAAGCTGGTACAGCCACCCTCGTATTCTGATCTGTGCACCGACAAACATTACCTCAGTGGAACAAAAAGCGATTCGTGAAGCGGCGGAGCGTAGCGGGGCCAAAGAAGTATTTTTGGAGGAAGAGCCGAAAGCAGCTGCCATCGGGGCAGGAATGGATATTTTTGAGCCTAGTGGCAACATGGTTGTGGATATTGGTGGTGGAACAACAGACGTTGCTGTCCTCTCGATGGGGGATGTAGTAACGGCTTCTTCCATTAAAATGGCAGGAGACAAGTTCGATTCCGCCATTATGAAATATGTGAAGACAAAGTACAAGCTTTTGATCGGGGAGCGTACGGCGGAAGATATTAAAATCGCCATCGGTACTGTGCATCCGAGCGGACGACAAGCCGAGATGGACATTCGGGGACGTGATATGGTATCCGGGTTGCCTAAAACGTTAAGTATTTCTGCGGCTGAAGTACAGGATGCGCTTAGAGATCCTGTATCAGCGATTGTTGCTGCGGCAAAATTTGTATTGGAGCAGACCCCGCCGGAGCTGTCAGCCGACATTATTGACCGTGGTGTTATTTTGACTGGCGGCGGCGCGTTGCTGAGCGGATTGGATGAGCTGCTTGCGGAAGAACTGCGTGTTCCGGTGCTGGTTGCTGAAGATCCGATGCATTGTGTCGTCAAGGGCACAGGAATTATGCTGGATAATTTGGATCATGTCGTTAAGAAAAAGTTCTAA
- the spoIIID gene encoding sporulation transcriptional regulator SpoIIID, producing the protein MHDYIKERTIKIGRCIVETRNTVRTIAKEFGVSKSTVHKDLTERLPEINPDLADQVKHILEYHKSIRHLRGGEATKIKYKKTSGKRREILVSGKS; encoded by the coding sequence GTGCACGATTACATCAAGGAACGGACCATCAAAATCGGTCGCTGTATCGTGGAAACAAGGAATACGGTCCGTACGATTGCCAAGGAATTTGGTGTCTCCAAGAGCACGGTGCATAAAGATCTGACCGAACGGCTGCCTGAAATCAACCCGGACCTTGCAGATCAGGTGAAGCACATTCTCGAATACCATAAATCCATCCGTCATCTGCGGGGAGGGGAAGCGACGAAAATCAAGTACAAAAAAACGAGCGGAAAAAGAAGGGAGATCCTCGTTTCAGGCAAGTCTTAA
- a CDS encoding M23 family metallopeptidase, translating into MSEQNKNQNQNHEETPKTFQGGRASRPSSWKKLLSKRWAYPAAYIAAAAIILTLVWVYQDASQKSFKPDPANSSVQNTSTVNTDVTGQQPESMEVVAQSENLAWPVADAAAVQVVKPFFDENATADEQAAAMVEYDKTFTANTGIDLSRSDDQTFEVRAALSGKVTRVEQHPLVGNVVEITHDNNLRTVYQSLNDLKVKEGDQVKQNDVIASAGRNELEKDLKTHLHFEVYQDDKPVNPTGLLPKK; encoded by the coding sequence ATGAGTGAACAAAATAAAAACCAGAACCAAAATCATGAAGAAACACCCAAAACCTTTCAGGGTGGAAGGGCTTCACGGCCGTCTTCGTGGAAAAAGCTGTTGTCCAAAAGGTGGGCATACCCGGCAGCCTACATTGCCGCAGCAGCCATTATACTAACCTTAGTGTGGGTCTATCAGGATGCCAGCCAGAAGTCTTTCAAACCTGACCCAGCTAATTCATCGGTACAGAATACATCAACGGTCAATACCGATGTCACCGGACAACAGCCTGAAAGTATGGAAGTCGTTGCCCAGTCGGAAAATCTCGCATGGCCGGTGGCGGATGCTGCCGCAGTACAGGTCGTAAAGCCATTTTTTGACGAAAACGCGACAGCTGACGAACAGGCGGCTGCGATGGTAGAGTACGATAAAACCTTTACCGCCAACACTGGCATTGATCTTTCTCGCTCCGATGATCAAACATTCGAAGTGAGAGCCGCCCTCAGTGGTAAGGTGACTCGTGTGGAACAGCACCCGCTGGTAGGCAATGTTGTGGAAATTACACATGATAACAATCTCAGAACCGTCTACCAAAGCTTGAACGATCTGAAAGTAAAAGAAGGCGATCAAGTAAAACAGAACGATGTCATCGCTTCGGCGGGTCGTAATGAACTTGAAAAGGATTTGAAAACACATCTGCATTTTGAAGTGTATCAGGATGACAAGCCAGTGAATCCAACCGGTCTGCTTCCTAAAAAATAA